A genomic segment from Zygotorulaspora mrakii chromosome 1, complete sequence encodes:
- a CDS encoding uncharacterized protein (similar to Saccharomyces cerevisiae ORM1 (YGR038W) and ORM2 (YLR350W); ancestral locus Anc_4.182), with product MTDTEKEREPSLKPFPSGGQNSKANLSEPVKDHRRRRSSSIISHVEPETFEDENDQQLLPNMNATWVDQRGAWIIHIVIILLLKIFYNLFPGVTTEWSWTLTNTTYVVGSYIMFHLIKGTPFDFNGGAYDNLTMWEQINGETLYTPARKFLILVPISLFLVSTHYSHYDLKLFSWNFLLTTVLAVVPKLPVTHRLRISIPGITGPAQIS from the coding sequence ATGACTGATACAGAAAAAGAACGAGAACCGTCGTTGAAACCATTCCCATCCGGTGGCCAAAATAGCAAAGCCAACCTCAGCGAACCGGTCAAAGATCACAGAAGGAGACGCTCCTCCAGTATAATATCGCATGTGGAACCCGAGACGTTCGAGGATGAGAACGACCAGCAGTTGTTGCCCAATATGAACGCCACTTGGGTGGACCAACGAGGTGCCTGGATCATCCATATTGTGATTATTTTACTGCTCAAGATATTCTACAACCTGTTCCCTGGCGTGACGACCGAGTGGTCGTGGACGCTTACAAACACTACCTATGTTGTCGGCTCCTATATCATGTTCCATCTGATAAAGGGCACGCCGTTTGACTTCAACGGCGGGGCCTACGACAATCTGACCATGTGGGAGCAGATCAACGGAGAGACACTTTACACGCCAGCGAGGAAATTTCTAATATTGGTGCCCATTTCGTTGTTCCTGGTCAGCACGCACTATTCACATTACGATCTAAAGCTTTTCTCATGGAACTTTCTATTGACTACGGTTTTGGCTGTTGTGCCAAAGTTGCCCGTTACTCACAGACTAAGAATTTCGATCCCCGGCATTACTGGACCAGCACAGATCAGCTAA
- the GAS2 gene encoding 1,3-beta-glucanosyltransferase (similar to Saccharomyces cerevisiae GAS2 (YLR343W); ancestral locus Anc_4.174), which translates to MVEYRKHTMNSITNSFRILPVIIILSFGIIRAAPTPISVISPIEVFGSKFFVRDTGEQFFIRGIAYQPSIIDDNLEVDVRGAKYIDPLGDPKLCLRDIPHLKKLKINTIRVYSVDPSKSHDTCMQALAEAGIYVLLDLAEPDTSIVRNKPSWDIIVWKRYMDVIDAMHQYSNLLGFFSGNEVTNDITNTDASPFVKAAIRDVKEYIDANGYRKIPVGYSTNDDADTRDELAQYFSCGGEAAADFYGINMYEWCGYSSYGTSGYKERTKEFEDFPIPIFFSEFGCNLVRPRPFTEVGALYGAKMSKVWSGGLAYMYFEEENEYGVVKIDGNNKVIELEDFHNLRAEFQKVNPERLDKLEYLKTVKPAVKTTCPKISNYSNWKGSTKLPQKPDYNKCDCMQKTLPFLVKPFKSSLEHQEYFDGICSQVNCSDTIADGELGIYGSFSDCTSEQKLALQVSKLYSDRLDVAVDLAMDNEHIYYNSEYLDRIQRNDECSTMVEDVLDIKNTLQKSIKKDDENSSDGADLKVTKSNAGSSSHYVNSGCALFFVTIFIASFLL; encoded by the coding sequence ATGGTTGAATATAGAAAGCACACTATGAACTCTATAACAAACTCCTTTCGTATTTTACCAGTCATAATTATTCTCAGTTTTGGTATAATACGTGCTGCCCCCACCCCCATTTCTGTAATATCTCCTATCGAAGTGTTCGGGAGTAAGTTTTTCGTTAGAGACACAGGagaacaattttttattagaGGTATTGCGTACCAACCTAGCATCATTGATGACAATTTAGAAGTGGATGTTCGTGGTGCAAAATACATAGATCCTTTAGGAGATCCAAAACTTTGCCTTCGGGACATACcacatttgaaaaaactaaaGATCAATACTATCCGTGTATACTCTGTTGATCCTTCGAAATCTCATGACACCTGTATGCAGGCCCTCGCGGAAGCTGGTATTTATGTTTTACTTGACTTGGCGGAGCCTGACACCTCCATCGTGAGAAACAAACCATCCTGGGACATCATTGTTTGGAAGCGCTATATGGATGTCATTGATGCCATGCATCAATATTCAAATCTATTGGGCTTTTTTTCAGGTAACGAAGTCACTAACGATATTACCAATACAGATGCATCACCCTTTGTGAAAGCGGCCATACGGGATGTTAAGGAATACATTGACGCTAATGGATATAGAAAAATACCTGTAGGCTATTCAACAAATGACGACGCTGATACAAGAGATGAATTAGCACAATACTTTTCTTGCGGTGGAGAGGCGGCAGCTGACTTTTACGGAATAAATATGTATGAATGGTGTGGTTATTCTTCATACGGAACGAGTGGATATAAGGAAAGAACAAAAGAGTTCGAAGACTTTCCAATCCctattttcttctctgaATTTGGTTGCAATCTGGTAAGGCCAAGACCCTTTACAGAAGTAGGTGCCCTTTATGGAGCCAAGATGTCAAAGGTATGGTCAGGCGGCTTAGCTTATATGTATTTcgaggaagaaaatgaatacGGCGTCGTTAAAATCGATGGAAACAATAAGGTGATTGAGCTTGAGGACTTCCACAATTTGCGTgctgaatttcaaaaagtcaatCCGGAACGGCTAGACAAACTGGAGTATCTGAAAACTGTGAAACCGGCAGTTAAAACCACTtgtccaaaaatttcaaattacaGTAATTGGAAAGGCAGTACAAAACTTCCACAAAAGCCTGATTACAACAAGTGTGATTGCATGCAAAAAACGCTGCCTTTTTTGGTGAAacctttcaaaagttctttaGAGCATCAAGAATACTTCGATGGCATCTGCAGCCAAGTCAACTGTTCAGACACGATCGCTGACGGTGAGTTAGGCATTTACGGTAGTTTTTCCGATTGTACATCCGAACAGAAGTTAGCATTACAAGTAAGTAAATTATATTCAGATAGGTTGGACGTAGCGGTGGATTTGGCCATGGATAACGAACATATCTACTATAATTCTGAATATCTCGATCGAATTCAGAGAAATGACGAATGCTCTACAATGGTTGAGGACGTATTGGACATAAAAAACACTTTACAAAAATcgataaaaaaagatgatgaaaacagTTCAGATGGCGCAGATCTGAAGGTTACAAAATCGAACGCTGGTTCATCTTCTCATTACGTTAATTCAGGTTGTGCACTCTTTTTCGTTACAATATTCATTGCAAGCTTTCTTTTATAA
- the TIM21 gene encoding Tim21p (similar to Saccharomyces cerevisiae TIM21 (YGR033C); ancestral locus Anc_4.175) — MLKFGGTLVSLAGRPLITAVSATYSPLVNSCQRKCYKSTLSIRALTYATNKRYSTFNAHSGKYNESSNATKKKKATVWPRIRAFTTFTISGALVIGAAGLSIIVIYLIGSELFSPSGDTRIFNRSVSIIEKDETARGLLHCEDTDTSKERLKAYGETFASDKWTRNRPISSSKKIDKYGKAHYYMRFHVESKNKRGLVHIEAVESQKHYQPDFTSMYIDVPGEKRYYLIKPKIHAVARPNGFLGVNWGPKRD; from the coding sequence atGTTGAAGTTTGGTGGTACCCTTGTTTCGTTGGCCGGAAGGCCCCTAATAACGGCAGTCAGTGCCACATACAGTCCATTGGTAAATTCATGTCAGAGGAAATGCTACAAATCCACATTGTCAATACGAGCCTTGACGTACGCGACGAATAAAAGGTACTCTACATTCAATGCTCATTCCGGCAAATATAATGAGAGCTCAAATGCgactaaaaaaaagaaagctaCAGTTTGGCCTAGAATAAGGGCGTTTACTACTTTCACCATCTCAGGCGCATTGGTTATTGGAGCTGCAGGATTGTCTATTATAGTCATATACTTGATTGGCTCAGAGTTATTCTCCCCATCGGGAGATACTCGTATTTTCAATCGTTCCGTTTCGATTATAGAAAAGGATGAAACGGCCAGAGGCCTTCTACATTGTGAAGATACTGACACATCCAAAGAAAGGCTCAAAGCGTATGGTGAAACATTTGCCAGCGATAAATGGACTAGGAACAGGCCTATATCTTCTAGCAAGAAGATAGATAAATATGGAAAAGCTCATTATTACATGAGATTTCACGTCGAGTCCAAGAATAAAAGAGGATTGGTACATATTGAAGCAGTCGAATCCCAAAAGCATTATCAGCCTGACTTTACCTCAATGTATATTGACGTCCCAGGCGAGAAGCGATATTATTTGATAAAACCGAAAATCCACGCAGTTGCAAGACCTAATGGATTCCTTGGCGTAAACTGGGGTCCAAAAAGAGACTAG
- the CIS1 gene encoding Cis1p (similar to Saccharomyces cerevisiae YGR035C and YLR346C; ancestral locus Anc_4.178) → MMKTFADSKTIAPPSQSSLVSLVRSVFERPFASFILLGRGRHVSTKPNIITRNDLLKAAELSEAGVAVRSGSRSPGEVHRKSRRTSVR, encoded by the coding sequence atgatgaaaacatTTGCAGACAGCAAGACGATTGCACCCCCTAGCCAGAGCAGCCTCGTATCGCTGGTGAGGTCAGTATTCGAGAGGCCTTTTGCGTCGTTTATACTGCTGGGGCGTGGCCGTCACGTGAGCACGAAGCCCAATATCATCACAAGAAACGACCTGCTGAAGGCAGCCGAGCTCTCGGAGGCCGGAGTGGCAGTGAGATCAGGTTCCCGGAGCCCTGGCGAGGTACATAGAAAGAGCAGAAGGACATCTGTCAGGTGA
- the CAX4 gene encoding dolichyldiphosphatase (similar to Saccharomyces cerevisiae CAX4 (YGR036C); ancestral locus Anc_4.179): MAANSTFNPNLIPFDDTYILYDSTDLLSFISAYFSLIPIAILVFQLSWFITTREFEACIMAAGQVSNEILNNLIKIVVKQPRPTSFGDSFQNGTVRSGYGMPSAHSQFMGFFCMYTGLRYCLRWKGLTACKRVAGLITVTALAACVCFSRVYLRYHTVDQVLVGFSAGLCSGSSYFLVVAILRELKIIDWVLTWRLARVLYVKDSCNQAPITLKEEYEAYRLRLERRIKRE, from the coding sequence ATGGCTGCAAACTCTACATTCAATCCGAATCTCATCCCATTCGATGATACTTACATTCTCTACGACTCCACTGATTTGTTATCTTTCATAAGTGCTTACTTTTCGCTTATACCTATAGCGATACTGGTGTTCCAATTATCGTGGTTTATTACAACAAGAGAATTTGAAGCCTGTATCATGGCCGCTGGTCAGGTTTCCAACGAGATACTGAACAATCTCATCAAGATAGTTGTCAAACAGCCGCGCCCCACATCGTTCGGCgattctttccaaaacgGTACCGTGCGTTCTGGATACGGCATGCCCAGCGCCCATTCACAATTCATGGGTTTCTTCTGCATGTACACCGGTCTCAGATACTGCCTGCGCTGGAAGGGGCTCACCGCGTGCAAAAGAGTCGCTGGCCTCATCACCGTAACGGCGCTGGCAGCATGCGTCTGCTTCTCAAGGGTCTACCTGCGCTACCACACGGTCGATCAAGTCCTCGTCGGTTTTTCGGCCGGGCTATGCAGCGGATCCTCCTACTTCCTAGTGGTTGCCATCCTGAGGGAACTCAAGATTATCGACTGGGTGCTCACCTGGAGACTGGCCCGTGTGCTCTACGTGAAGGACTCCTGCAACCAGGCACCCATCACGCTGAAAGAGGAGTACGAAGCCTATCGCCTAAGGCtagaaagaagaatcaagCGGGAATAG
- the ACB1 gene encoding long-chain fatty acid transporter ACB1 (similar to Saccharomyces cerevisiae ACB1 (YGR037C); ancestral locus Anc_4.181) codes for MVSQLFEEKAKAVNELPTKPDTDELLKLYGLYKQATVGDNDKEKPGIFNMKDRYKWDAWEELKGLSKEDAEQQYIAFVEELIAKYSS; via the coding sequence ATGGTGTCGCaattgtttgaagaaaaggcCAAGGCTGTTAACGAGTTACCAACTAAACCAGACACGGATGAGTTGTTGAAGCTGTACGGTCTGTACAAACAAGCTACGGTCGGTGACAATGACAAGGAAAAGCCAGGTATCTTCAACATGAAGGACCGTTACAAGTGGGACGCCTGGGAGGAGTTGAAGGGGCTTTCCAAGGAAGACGCCGAGCAGCAGTACATCGCCTTTGTCGAGGAGCTCATCGCAAAGTACAGCTCCTGA
- a CDS encoding bifunctional fructose-2,6-bisphosphate 2-phosphatase/6-phosphofructo-2-kinase (similar to Saccharomyces cerevisiae YLR345W; ancestral locus Anc_4.177), whose translation MSVVLSDGEDANHKSNEDDADSTVTGNNTGNHMARTGKRWSGSSSRRPQLKGLGSDNVHENVATGDHIFPGQLYSTESGRLFHAGKIIIVLVGLPATSKTLLSVAITRYTKWLGVKTKSFHVSEYRRRQGTEVPDDYFSALPTTKEGLEVRGKIFGLVFDDMVNFFQETKGQLAIYDALNIRRSERKELETKFSAFNIKVLFIESVLTDAELVNRNIKMAAQSFDYQGVPKHQARNSFMQRLLVNKPLYEEIIPEENLSYVKYINSGQRLIVNNNRYGYLINKIVFFLMNVRDKRGCVYFARCGTSDNDRYIDDEVLNKEGRRYSKILTEAVLDRINSKRLSRNGTPTFASKASTPTPEGLVMNESSGLIPTVTTLQRTLSRGNHKVRQIQSWDGADDDSFVVWTAPRKRTYDTAKYFLEKGIAVRQRFQLQQLHPGVVADLTEEEIKAQYPKEYSEYIKDKYHYRFPRAESYHDLAVRMEPLLLEIERMCGDVLIIGHESTLKVLYGYLMACTCEELPSLEFPRDEIVEISFSPFQNKAERLPLTTA comes from the coding sequence ATGTCTGTTGTTTTATCGGACGGAGAAGATGCCAACCATAAGAGTAATGAGGATGACGCAGATTCCACTGTCACAGGTAATAACACTGGAAATCATATGGCAAGAACGGGCAAAAGGTGGTCTGGTAGTAGTTCAAGGAGGCCTCAGTTGAAGGGTTTAGGTTCTGATAATGTTCACGAAAATGTTGCTACCGGAGATCATATATTTCCTGGACAACTATATTCTACGGAATCAGGAAGACTTTTCCATGCTGGTaaaattattattgttttaGTCGGTTTACCAGCAACTTCCAAAACGCTTCTCTCGGTAGCAATTACGAGGTATACCAAATGGTTAGGTGTAAAAACGAAATCCTTCCATGTATCAGAATACAGGAGAAGACAGGGGACTGAAGTTCCTGATGACTATTTTTCAGCACTTCCAACAACGAAAGAAGGCCTTGAAGTAAGGGGGAAAATTTTCGGACTTGTGTTTGATGATATGGttaatttttttcaagaaactaAAGGGCAATTAGCAATCTATGATGCTCTCAATATTCGCCGCagtgaaagaaaagagttgGAAACGAAATTTTCTGCCTTCAATATCAAAGTTTTATTCATCGAATCAGTTCTGACAGATGCCGAGCTAGTGAATCGGAATATCAAGATGGCGGCACAGTCTTTCGACTACCAAGGCGTTCCAAAGCATCAGGCAAGAAACTCTTTCATGCAAAGATTATTGGTGAATAAGCCATTATATGAGGAAATTATTCCAGAGGAGAACTTGAGCTATGTGAAATACATCAATTCCGGTCAGAGACTAATTGTTAATAACAACAGATATGGGTACCTTATCAACAAGATAGTGTTCTTTCTGATGAACGTGCGAGACAAAAGAGGGTGCGTGTATTTTGCTCGTTGCGGAACTAGTGACAACGACAGATATATCGACGATGAAGTTCTGAATAAAGAAGGAAGGCgctattcaaaaattttaacaGAAGCTGTTCTGGACAGAATAAACTCCAAAAGATTATCTCGCAACGGAACTCCGACATTCGCATCAAAGGCTTCAACTCCGACACCAGAAGGCTTGGTCATGAATGAAAGCTCTGGTTTAATTCCCACCGTTACCACGTTACAAAGAACACTGTCCCGGGGAAACCATAAAGTGAGACAAATCCAATCTTGGGACGGTGCTGATGACGACTCCTTTGTTGTTTGGACTGCgccaagaaaaagaacCTATGATACTGCCAAATATTTCCTGGAGAAAGGAATTGCAGTTCGACAAAGGTTCCAACTGCAACAGCTGCACCCCGGAGTTGTTGCAGACCTTACGGAGGAAGAGATAAAAGCGCAGTATCCAAAGGAGTATAGCGAATATATCAAGGACAAATACCACTACCGCTTCCCCAGGGCCGAATCTTACCATGATTTGGCCGTTAGAATGGAACCTTTACTGTTGGAGATTGAACGCATGTGTGGCGATGTGCTGATCATCGGCCATGAGTCCACGTTAAAGGTGCTGTACGGCTATTTGATGGCATGCACCTGCGAAGAATTGCCGAGCCTAGAATTCCCAAGAGATGAAATAGTCGAAATTTCATTTAGTCCCTTTCAGAACAAAGCTGAAAGGCTACCCCTAACTACTGCATGA
- a CDS encoding 60S ribosomal protein uL24 (similar to Saccharomyces cerevisiae RPL26B (YGR034W) and RPL26A (YLR344W); ancestral locus Anc_4.176), translating into MAKQSLDVSSDRRKARKAYFTAPSSERRSLLSAPLSKELKAQYGIRSLPIRREDEVLVTRGSKKGQEGKISSVYRLKFAVQIDKVNMEKSNGASVALNMHPSKVVITKLHLDKDRKALIQRKGGKLE; encoded by the exons ATGGCTAAGCAATCTCTAG ACGTTTCATCTGACAGAAGAAAGGCCAGAAAGGCTTACTTCACTGCCCCATCATCCGAACGTCGTTCGTTGTTGTCTGCTCCATTGTCTAAGGAATTGAAGGCTCAATACGGTATCAGATCCTTGCCAATCAGAAGAGAAGACGAAGTTTTGGTCACCCGTGGTTCCAAAAAGGGTCAAGAGGGTAAGATCTCCAGTGTTTACAGATTGAAGTTCGCTGTTCAAATCGACAAGGTCAACATGGAAAAGTCCAACGGTGCTTCCGTTGCATTAAACATGCACCCATCCAAGGTCGTTATCACCAAATTACATTTGGACAAGGACAGAAAAGCTTTGATCCAAAGAAAGGGCGGTAAGTTAGAATAA
- the KAP95 gene encoding karyopherin beta (similar to Saccharomyces cerevisiae KAP95 (YLR347C); ancestral locus Anc_4.180) gives MSSSELAQLLENTILSGDQSIRIASETQLKKLSNENFLQFAGLLSSVLVDTSAKLEARILAALSLKNELISKDSVKNLQYAQRWVTVVDPGSKEQIKQNALLGLTANDEPRVANASAQLIAAIANIELPRGEWLDLMKIMVDYTTPSQPENVKRASLLALGYICESADPQSQVLVSSSNNILIAIVQGAQASEISTPVRLAALNALADSLVFIKNNMEREGERNYLMQVVCEATQAQDSNIQTAAFGCLCKIMSLYYQFMKPYMEQALYALTIATMKSQDDKVASMAVEFWSTICEEEIDIAYEVSQFPQSPLQSYNFALSSIKDVVPNLLNLLTRQNEDPEDDDWNVSMSAGASLQLFAQNCGNHVLEPVLQFVEQNITSDNWRNREASVMAFGSIMDGPDKTQRTYYIHQALPAILNLMNDSSVQVKETAAWCIGRIADLVIDSIDPQQHLPGVVQACVLGLQDHPKVATNCSWTIINLVEQLGEIKPSPIYNYYPALVDALMKAANRSDNEFNARASSFSALTSIVEYANNTVAEVSASVSTFVMDKLGQTMSVDETQLNMEDRQSLQELQANILTVLAAVIRKSPSSVESVSDMLMDLFLKMLDKKDSSYIEDDVFYAISSLASSLGPKFEKYLETFSPYLVRALNQVDSQVAIAAVGFVADISNSLEGDFNKYAMAFMNVLGQMITAENGRKELKPVVLSVFGDIASNIGPNFIPYLNEVMGLCVAAQNTKPENGTLEALDYHIKVIESILDAYVGTVAGLSGNPEALFPYVGTIFQFISTIAEDPQLYGEDSTARSAVGMIGDIAAMFPDGSIKQFYAQEWITEFIKRTRSNPVFTQATKDTARWAREQQKHQLSLGTLT, from the coding sequence ATGTCGTCAAGTGAGCTGGCACAGTTGTTGGAAAACACCATTTTGAGTGGTGACCAATCCATACGTATTGCGAGCGAAACccaattgaagaagttatcgaatgaaaatttcttgcAGTTTGCAGGGCTGCTTTCAAGCGTTTTAGTAGATACGAGTGCCAAGCTGGAGGCTAGGATTCTGGCGGCATTGAGTTTGAAGAACGAGCTCATCTCGAAGGACTCGGTGAAGAACCTACAATATGCTCAACGTTGGGTTACTGTTGTAGACCCCGGTTCCAAAGAAcagataaaacaaaatgcATTGCTGGGACTCACTGCCAATGATGAACCACGTGTGGCAAATGCGTCCGCACAGCTAATAGCGGCTATTGCAAATATTGAACTGCCTCGAGGTGAATGGCTCGATCTGATGAAAATTATGGTGGATTACACTACTCCCTCGCAGCCAGAAAATGTCAAGAGAGCGTCTCTTTTGGCTCTGGGTTACATCTGTGAAAGTGCTGACCCTCAGAGTCAAGTCTTGGTCTCCTCTTCGaataatattttgatcGCGATTGTTCAAGGTGCCCAGGCGTCTGAAATTTCGACACCTGTTAGATTGGCCGCTTTGAATGCTTTGGCAGATTCTTTGGTGTTTATCAAGAACAATATGGAAAGAGAGGGTGAAAGAAACTACTTAATGCAAGTTGTATGTGAAGCCACTCAAGCCCAGGATTCTAATATTCAGACCGCTGCTTTTGGTTGCCTTTGTAAGATAATGTCACTGTATTATCAATTCATGAAGCCTTACATGGAACAAGCTTTATACGCTTTAACAATAGCTACAATGAAATCGCAGGATGATAAGGTAGCTTCAATGGCTGTTGAATTTTGGTCAACCATCtgtgaagaagaaattgatatcgCTTATGAAGTTTCACAATTTCCACAATCGCCTTTGCAAAGCTATAATTTTGCGCTATCTTCGATTAAAGACGTTGTGCCAAATCTATTGAATCTTCTAACACGGCAAAACGAAGATCCTGAAGATGACGATTGGAATGTTTCAATGTCAGCTGGTGCGTCATTGCAACTCTTTGCTCAGAATTGTGGTAATCATGTTTTGGAACCAGTTTTACAATTCGTTGAACAAAACATTACGAGTGATAATTGGAGAAATCGTGAGGCATCGGTGATGGCCTTCGGCTCTATTATGGATGGACCAGACAAGACACAGCGCACTTATTATATTCATCAAGCATTGCCAGCAATCTTGAATTTAATGAATGATTCCTCGGTACAGGTCAAGGAGACAGCCGCATGGTGTATTGGTAGAATCGCTGATTTAGTTattgattcaattgatcCACAACAACATTTACCTGGGGTTGTTCAAGCTTGCGTTCTTGGTTTACAAGATCACCCAAAAGTAGCCACAAATTGTTCTTGGACAATTATCAATCTAGTGGAACAGTTAGGTGAAATTAAACCATCGCCAATCTACAATTACTACCCTGCTCTGGTTGATGCTCTCATGAAAGCTGCGAACAGGTCTGATAATGAATTTAATGCAAGagcatcttcattttctgcATTGACATCAATAGTCGAATATGCCAATAATACAGTTGCTGAAGTTTCTGCTTCAGTTTCAACTTTTGTTATGGATAAATTGGGTCAAACAATGAGTGTTGATGAGACTCAATTAAATATGGAAGACAGACAAAGTTTGCAAGAGTTACAGGCAAATATTCTAACCGTTTTGGCTGCCGTGATAAGAAAGTCGCCATCTAGTGTAGAATCAGTCTCTGATATGTTAATggatttatttttgaaaatgcttgataaaaaagattcatcttatattgaagatgatgtcTTCTATGCGATTTCATCATTGGCGTCATCATTGGGACCGAAATTcgaaaaatatttggaaactTTCTCCCCATATTTAGTAAGGGCTTTGAATCAAGTTGATTCACAAGTCGCAATTGCAGCTGTTGGTTTTGTCGCAGATATTTCAAACTCATTGGAGGGagatttcaacaaatatgCAATGGCCTTTATGAATGTTCTAGGTCAAATGATCACCGctgaaaatggaagaaagGAACTAAAACCTGTTGTACTTAGTGTATTTGGTGATATTGCATCAAATATAGGGCCCAACTTTATTCCATATTTAAATGAGGTTATGGGTTTATGTGTTGCAGCTCAAAATACCAAACCTGAAAATGGTACCCTAGAAGCTTTAGACTATCATATTAAAGTCATTGAATCCATTTTAGATGCATATGTCGGAACTGTTGCAGGTCTGAGTGGAAATCCTGAAGCATTATTCCCATATGTAGGTAccattttccaattcatATCTACGATAGCTGAAGATCCACAACTTTACGGTGAAGACTCAACAGCAAGATCAGCTGTTGGCATGATTGGTGATATAGCTGCAATGTTCCCAGATGGTTCCATTAAGCAATTCTATGCACAAGAATGGATAACcgaattcatcaaaagaacaagaagCAACCCAGTTTTTACTCAAGCTACTAAAGATACCGCAAGATGGGCAAGAGAACAACAGAAACATCAGTTATCCTTAGGAACCTTGACGTGA